The window TCAAGCAGTTCATGTCCAAGGCCACCACCACGAGCGCTTTGTTTGGTTACCACACGGCCGATACTGACATTGTCGTAAGTGGTGCCAGCAGGCAATAGACGAGCGCAGGCAACCAGTTCATTGTCTTTGTAGCCCAATAGGTGAAAAACCCCTTCCAGTGTATCTTTGCCGTCCAGTTCTGGATAAGGACATGTTTGCTCTACCACAAAGACATCAACGCGCAGGCGCAGCATCTCGTAGAGTTGTGTCGTTGTCAGTTGAGAGAAAGGTAGGGCAGTCCAGTTGATCATTTCCAATATCCATTAATGAGCGAATGCAGCTGACTTTACGTCGTTTTCTGCTATTACTCATTAACAATGGTTAATTTTCACTGGTCTTCGCGACAAATCTGGCGATAATGTGCCCTCTTTTTCATCCCACCTGAGGATATTTCCCTGTGAGCAAACAAACTTTTGACCAAGTAGGGCTTAATCCAGCGCTACTAGAGACGCTTGAATCATTGAACTACACCCATATGACGCCAATTCAAGCGTTGAGCTTACCTGCGATTTTGAATCAGCGTGATGTGATTGGTCAGGGTAAAACAGGCTCAGGCAAAACGGCGGCATTTGGTCTGGGCGTATTGTCCAACCTAAATGTGAAGCGCTTCCGTGTACAATCTTTGGTGTTGTGCCCAACGCGTGAACTGGCTGATCAGGTGGCGAAAGAGATCCGTACGTTAGGTCGTGGTATTCACAATATTAAAGTACTGACATTGTGTGGTGGTATGCCAATGGGACCGCAAATCGGTTCATTAGAGCATGGCGCGCATATTCTGGTAGGTACGCCAGGTCGTATCCTTGACCACCTAGAGAGAGGTCGCATTAACCTAGAAGAGCTAAACACGCTGGTTCTAGATGAAGCAGACCGCATGCTGGAAATGGGCTTCCAAGACGCACTCGATGCGATCATTGATGCAGCACCGAAGCAACGTCAAACACTGCTATTCAGTGCGACTTTCCCTGAGAAGATCGAACAGATTGCTCAACGTATTATGCAATCGCCAGAGATGATCAAAGTAGAATCGACACACGATACGTCGAGCATCGCGCAGTACTTTTACAACGTTGAAGGTTCAGAAGCGCGCGATGAAGCTTTGGCGAACCTGCTACTGACGCACCAGCCAGAGTCAGCGGTGGTGTTCTGTAATACCAAGAAAGAAGTTCAGAATGTGGCAGATGAACTGCATCACAAAGGCTTCAGTGTGGTGGACCTTCATGGCGATCTAGAACAACGTGAACGCGACCAAGCTCTGGTACAGTTTGCTAACAAGAGTGTGTCTATCCTTGTTGCAACAGACGTGGCGGCGCGTGGTTTAGACGTCGACAACCTTGATGCAGTCTTTAACTTCGAACTGTCTCGTGATCCTGAAGTACACGTTCACCGTATCGGCCGTACTGGTCGTGCGGGCAGCAAAGGTCTGGCGTTCAGTTTCTTTGGTGAGAAAGATGGTCTACGTGTGGCTCGTATTGAAGAGTACCTAGAGATGGATGTGGTACCAGCAACACTGCCAGCGAAATCAACTCAGCAGCCATACCAAGCGAAGATGGTGACGATTAATATCGATGGCGGTAAGAAACAGAAAGTACGTGCGGGTGACATCCTTGGCTGTTTGACCGGTAAAAATGGTATCACGGGTGCACAAGTGGGTAAGATCCAGCTAATGGCGATGCGTTCTTATGTTGCGGTAGAGAAGTCTGTGGCGAAGAAAGCACTGCAAACCATCAGCAACGGTAAGATGAAAGGTCGTCAATTCCGTGCTCGTATTCTGAAGTAAGCAGAACCTCATTTAATGCAAAGGCGCTCGATATGAGCGCCTTTGTTTTTTCCTGCCTACCTGATCTTATTCATTGCCTTTCTTTAAGCGCGACTTAATGCGGCTAAGACTGATTGCGGTAATCCCCAAGTAAGCGGCAATTTGGCTATCGGTAATACGCTGTTCTAAGTCTGGATAATGCTGACAAAACAGTTGGTAACGCTCTTCTGGTGAGTAGAGCAACATAAAGCGTTCTTTGTTTTCTTTATGCATTAATTGTGCTTCGAGCAGCTTTAAATAGATAGGATGCTTTTCTTCACGCCATTGGTGTAGCACTTCAATTGGCAAGCAAAACAGATGACAAGGTGTCAGCGTTTCTAATAAGTACGGCGATGGCTGATTCTTGATAAGCCCTTCAAAGCCAATCACCCAATCCTTTTCCCAGTAGAACTCTTTACTGAATTCCTTCCCTTTGTCAGTCAGATAACTGGCGTGGCACAAGCCCTCTAATACAAAGTAGATATGAGAGCTGAACTCACCTTGGTGATTGAGAATATGGCGCGTTGGCAACTCTAGCTGTTGCCCATGTTCAATTAGCTGATTCGCTTCGTCTTCGAGGAAGCCATGATTGATTAAGTCAGAAAAAAGATCGCTGTGCATGTGATAACTCAGAAACGGTTTTTCTCATTCTAACGGTTTTTACTGACAACAAAAAAGCGGCTCATGAGAGCCGCTTGAAATCATTGCCAAACTTGCCTTACTTATTCAGGTCAATTTGGTAAATCGCGAAACCAACTTCGTCAGTGGCGACACGTTTCATCGGGTATTGCCCTTTCTCTTTGATGAACTGCGCAGCTTTATCACTTGGTGAGGTTTCAAAACGAACATCAAGTTTGTTATCCGATTTGATTGGTGCGAAAGACCAGTTGTTATCCGCGCTTGGTGTCACTTCGCCTTGCTCTTTACTGATGCGAGAGATGTAAGCGGCCACTACTGAGCGGTTCTCATCTGGAGCATCAAACGCGATGAAGTCCGGACCAGTACCTGGGAAGGTTGCGCTGTAAGCACGGTAGTTGTTAGTAGCGATGATGAAGTCTTGTTTTGGATCAACCGGTTTACCGTTGTAAGTCAGGTTCACGATACGCTGTGAGTCTGGGTTGATCACTTTACAATCCGCATCGTACTTCGGCGGTTGAGTAACATCGATTTGGTAGTTCACACCATCCATCACATCGAAGTTGTAAGTGCGGAAGCTATCCCAGTTAATCAAAGGCTGAGGTTTGGTGCTGTTAACATCAATATGATTGAACTGACCTGCACTACACTCTAGCCATTCGTGAACTTCTTTGCCTTTAACCTTCATCGCTACCAGCGTGTTCGGGTATAGGTAAAGATCCGCGGCATTACGGAAAGTCAGCTGACCTGACTCTACTTCGGTGAAACCATTTGGATCGTCTTTACGTCCGCCGACTTTAAATGGTGCCGCTGCGCTCAATACTGGAATGTCTGCAAGGTCTGGGTCGCCTTGGATAAAGCGTTCCACGTAATCCTTCTGCGCTAGGTTTACGATTTGAATCGTTGGATCATCTTGTACAAGCGCTAGGAAGCTGTACATCACATCATTTGCTTTACCGATTGGCTGGTTGACGAATTCACGTGTGCCTTTATGGTCATCAACAAGTGCATCCACGATGCCTTTATCGGCTTCTGCCAAAGATTTCTTGTTAGCTTTATCGAAGATAGGGCGCGCTTCAGATTGACCTTCAACCACTTGCCACTTGCCGTCTTTTTCTTTCAGCATCAAGTCCATTACGCCAACGTGGCTGCCCCAGCGACCTGGCATGACTGCGGTTACGCCATTAATTGTGCCTTTGGCGTTGTCGACACCTTGCAGCTTGGCAAAGTCTTTACCCGGGAATACGGCGTGAGAGTGACCAAAGGCAATCGCATCAATACCTTCAACTTCTGTGAGGTAGTAAACCGAGTTTTCAGCGCCTAGCTTGTATGGGTCAGTCGAAATGCCCGAGTGTGGAATCGCCACAATCACGTCTGCGCCTTCTTTCTTCATCTGAGGAACCAGCTTTTTCGCTGTCTCAGTGATGTCTTCAGCGAAGACTTTACCTTCTAGATTCTTCTTATCCCATACCATGATTTGCGGTGGTACGAAGCCGATGTAACCCACTTTGATTTCGTGGCTTTGACCATCAGTGTCTTTGAACGTGTGCGTTTTAATGAGGTAAGGTTTGAAGTAGTGCTCACCTGTCTTCTTGTCGAAAACGTTAGCACTAACATAAGGGAAGTTTGCACCGTCGATAGAGTTTTTCAGGAACTCAAGACCGTAGTTGAATTCGTGGTTACCAATGTTACCCACATCGTAATCCAACTGGTTCATCGCTTTGTATACCGGGTGGATTTCGCCAGCGTTAATCCCTTTCGCTGCCATGTAATCGCCCATTGGGCTGCCTTGAATCAAGTCGCCATTGTCGACCAAAACACTGTTCACTGCTTCTTCACGAGCTTGCTTAACCAGTGTCGCTGCACGGCTAAGACCGATTTGC is drawn from Vibrio campbellii CAIM 519 = NBRC 15631 = ATCC 25920 and contains these coding sequences:
- the cpdB gene encoding 2',3'-cyclic-nucleotide 2'-phosphodiesterase, producing MKMAVNPVSVAVLSGMLTLAGPAMADTIKLRIIETTDIHTNVMDYDYYKDQPSQQIGLSRAATLVKQAREEAVNSVLVDNGDLIQGSPMGDYMAAKGINAGEIHPVYKAMNQLDYDVGNIGNHEFNYGLEFLKNSIDGANFPYVSANVFDKKTGEHYFKPYLIKTHTFKDTDGQSHEIKVGYIGFVPPQIMVWDKKNLEGKVFAEDITETAKKLVPQMKKEGADVIVAIPHSGISTDPYKLGAENSVYYLTEVEGIDAIAFGHSHAVFPGKDFAKLQGVDNAKGTINGVTAVMPGRWGSHVGVMDLMLKEKDGKWQVVEGQSEARPIFDKANKKSLAEADKGIVDALVDDHKGTREFVNQPIGKANDVMYSFLALVQDDPTIQIVNLAQKDYVERFIQGDPDLADIPVLSAAAPFKVGGRKDDPNGFTEVESGQLTFRNAADLYLYPNTLVAMKVKGKEVHEWLECSAGQFNHIDVNSTKPQPLINWDSFRTYNFDVMDGVNYQIDVTQPPKYDADCKVINPDSQRIVNLTYNGKPVDPKQDFIIATNNYRAYSATFPGTGPDFIAFDAPDENRSVVAAYISRISKEQGEVTPSADNNWSFAPIKSDNKLDVRFETSPSDKAAQFIKEKGQYPMKRVATDEVGFAIYQIDLNK
- the dbpA gene encoding ATP-dependent RNA helicase DbpA, whose translation is MSKQTFDQVGLNPALLETLESLNYTHMTPIQALSLPAILNQRDVIGQGKTGSGKTAAFGLGVLSNLNVKRFRVQSLVLCPTRELADQVAKEIRTLGRGIHNIKVLTLCGGMPMGPQIGSLEHGAHILVGTPGRILDHLERGRINLEELNTLVLDEADRMLEMGFQDALDAIIDAAPKQRQTLLFSATFPEKIEQIAQRIMQSPEMIKVESTHDTSSIAQYFYNVEGSEARDEALANLLLTHQPESAVVFCNTKKEVQNVADELHHKGFSVVDLHGDLEQRERDQALVQFANKSVSILVATDVAARGLDVDNLDAVFNFELSRDPEVHVHRIGRTGRAGSKGLAFSFFGEKDGLRVARIEEYLEMDVVPATLPAKSTQQPYQAKMVTINIDGGKKQKVRAGDILGCLTGKNGITGAQVGKIQLMAMRSYVAVEKSVAKKALQTISNGKMKGRQFRARILK
- a CDS encoding Crp/Fnr family transcriptional regulator encodes the protein MHSDLFSDLINHGFLEDEANQLIEHGQQLELPTRHILNHQGEFSSHIYFVLEGLCHASYLTDKGKEFSKEFYWEKDWVIGFEGLIKNQPSPYLLETLTPCHLFCLPIEVLHQWREEKHPIYLKLLEAQLMHKENKERFMLLYSPEERYQLFCQHYPDLEQRITDSQIAAYLGITAISLSRIKSRLKKGNE
- a CDS encoding GNAT family N-acetyltransferase encodes the protein MINWTALPFSQLTTTQLYEMLRLRVDVFVVEQTCPYPELDGKDTLEGVFHLLGYKDNELVACARLLPAGTTYDNVSIGRVVTKQSARGGGLGHELLEQALQHCQQLWAGKTIDIGAQEHLMAFYASHGFEVISESYLEDGIPHVDMRRVS